GCGCAAGGTGCTGGTCCCACACGTCCAGGGTCGACAGGTCCATGGACCGCCCGCCGTGCCGCCGGGCGAGCGCGGCCGTCTTGAGCAGCGTGTTGCGCTGCTTGAGCACCCGCTCGTAGTCCGAGCGCACACCCGCCATCCGCGGGGAGCGCGCGGTGATCAGCTCGTCGAGGAAACGGCGCCGCTCACCGGGATCGCCCTTGATCAGCGCGAGATCCTCCGGCGCGAACAGCACGGTCCGCACGATGCCCAGCACATCACGCGGCCTGACCTGCGAAGACCTGTTGATGCGCGCGCGGTTGGCCTTGCCCGGGTTCAGCTCCAGCTCGACCAGTTGCTGCCGCTCGCCCTGTCTGATCTGCGCCCGGACGATGGCCCGGTCGGCGCCCATGCGGACCAGGGGCGCATCCGAGGAGACCCGGTGGCTGCCGAGGGTGGCGAGGTACCCGACGGCCTCGACGAGGTTCGTCTTGCCCTGCCCGTTGGGGCCCACGAACGAGGTGACGCCCGGGTCCAGTGGAACCTCGACCCGGGCGTACGAGCGGAAGTCGGCCAGCGACAGATGCGTGACGTGCATGGTCGTTCGCCGACCTCCCCCAGCGTTGTGGATCGCGGTGGCGACCCTGTGGACTACTTCTTCTCGACCGCGTGGCCGCCGAACTGGTTGCGCAGCGCCGCGATCATCTTCATCTGCGGCGAGTCGTCCTGACGGGACGCGAACCGCGCGAACAGCGAGGCCGTGATCGCGGGCAGCGGCACGGCGTTGTCGATGGCGGCCTCGACCGTCCAGCGGCCCTCGCCGGAGTCCTGCGCGAAGCCGCGCAGCTTGTCGAGGTGCTCGTCCTCGTCGAGGGCGTTGACCGCCAGGTCGAGCAGCCAGGAGCGGATGACCGTGCCCTCCTGCCAGGAGCGGAAGACCTCACGCACGTCCGTGACGGAGTCGACCTTCTCCAGCAGCTCCCAGCCCTCGGCGTAGGCCTGCATCATGGCGTACTCGATGCCGTTGTGGACCATCTTCGCGAAGTGGCCGGCGCCGACCTTCCCGGCGTGCACCGCGCCGAAGTCGCCCTCGGGCTTGAGCGCGTCGAAGACCGGCTGCACCTTCGCCACGTGTGCGGCGTCGCCGCCGTACATCAGCGCGTAGCCGTTCTCCAGGCCCCAGACGCCGCCGGAGACGCCGCAGTCGACGAAGCCGATGCCCTTGGCGGCCAGCTCCTCGGCGTGCTTCTCGTCGTCCGTCCAGCGGGAGTTGCCGCCGTCCACGACGACATCGCCGGGCTCCAGCAGTTCGGCGAGCTCGTCGACGGTCGACTGGGTGGCCGCACCCGCCGGGACCATCACCCAGATCACGCGCGGACCCTTGAGCTTGCCCACGAGTTCCTCGAGGCTGTGGACATCGGCGAGGTCCGGGTTGCGGTCGTATCCGACGACGGTGTGGCCCGCGCGGCGGATCCGCTCGCGCATGTTGCCGCCCATCTTGCCGAGGCCGATGAGACCGAGCTCCATCAGTTGTTCCTTAGGTCGCTGTGTGGCGTGTGGGGCACCTTCGTACCCATGTCCGAGCCTAAACCCGGACCGTCACGCACACCTGTGGGCATACGCGCTCAGACGTACGACCCCACCTGGGGATTCACCGGTGACTTCTCCCCAGGGACCGCCCCGGTCGTCCACCGTCTGTGGACAACCGTCCGGACTCACGGCACCCGCGTCAGCCGCTCAGACGCACCGGCATGATCAGGTACTTGTAGGCGTCGTCCGCCTCCGCGTCCAGAGCCGGCTTGCCGCTGAGCAGCGCGGGCTTCGTGGACGTCGTGAAGGACAGCTGGGCGACGGGTGAGTCGATGGCGCTCAAGCCGTCCAGCAGGAAGGTCGGGTTGAAGGCGATCGAGATGTCGTCGCCCTCGAGCTGTGCGTCGACCCGCTCCACAGCCTGTGCGTCGTCGCTGGAGCCGGCCTCCAGGATGAGCACGCCCTGCTCGAAGCTGAGGCGCACCGGGGTGTTGCGCTCGGCGACCAGGGCCACGCGCTTGACGGCCTCCACGAAGGGGGCGGTCTCGATCACGGCGACGGAGTTGAACTCCGTCGGGAACAGGGTGCGGTACTTCGGGAGGTCGCCCTCCAGAAGCCGGGTGGTCGTACGCCGACCCGCGCCCTCGAAGCCGATCAGGCCCTCGCCCGAGCCGGACCCGGAGAGCGCCAGGATGACGCTGTCGCCGCTCGTGAGCGCCTTGGCGGTGTCCAGGAGCGTCTTGGCGGGCACCAGGGCGACCGCGGAGGCCTCGGGGTTCTCCGGCTTCCACAGGAACTCGCGGACGGCGAAGCGGTAGCGGTCGGTGGACGCCAGCGTGACCGTGTCGCCCTCGATCTCGATGCGCACACCGGTGAGGACGGGCAGCGTGTCGTCACGGCCGGCGGCGATGGCCACCTGAGCGGCGGCGGAGGCGAAGACCTCGCCGGGGACCGTGCCCGTCGCGTTCGGCATCTGCGGCAGGGACGGGTACTCCTCCACAGGCAGTGTGTGCAGGGTGAAGCGCGAGGAGCCGCAGACCACCGTCGCCCGTACACCGTCCGTGGAGATCTCCACGGGCCGGTTGGGCAGGGCGCGGCAGATGTCCGCCAGCAGGCGGCCGGAGACGAGGACCGTGCCCTCCTCCTCGACCTCGGTCTCGACGGAGACCCGCGCCGAGACCTCGTAGTCGAAGCTGGACAGACTCAGCTGGCCGTCCTCGGCCTTCAGCAGCAGGCCGGCGAGGACAGGCGCCGGCGGACGGGCCGGGAGGCTGCGTGCCGCCCAGGCCACGGCCTCCGCGAGTACGTCGCGTTCCACCCGGATCTTCACTCTTGCCGCCTCCTGCTGTTGCCGGCGCTTCTCGCCCTGCCTGGCCTTCGTCGTCTGTCTCGGTGTGGTCGGCCCCGGTGAGGGGCAGGACCACCGGGGAACAGTCTGACGCACCGCACTGACAGTCGGTGCCCCTCGGGGTCAAGTCGTGACGAGGGGCAGCCGGGCACCGGAGAGCGAGTTGTGCACAGGACCCCCTTCTAAACGGATTTCTCGCTCTCTCTAGTCGGGAGTAGTAGTAGGGGCTGTGGAAACGGTGGATAACTGTGTTTCCGCAGCTCAGAGGCGATATTTTGTCCACTGGCCCTGTGGGCGGCGGCGGTGGATAACCGGGGCCTTCTGTGGAGAACAGAAAGTTCTGCACACTCCGTGCACAGGCTGAGGCGAGTTGTCCCCAGCGGCGTCCCCAGGTTTACCCGTCTTTCCCACAGGCCAACCCGGCACCTTCGTGTGACGCCTTTCACTCGACCCGGTGAGGAGGCGCGCCGCGTTGCCGAACAGTGGACAGCGATGTGGAGAAGCCCCGGATCGCTGGGGACAACCGGCCCCAACCTGTGGGTTGTCGGTGGACAACTCCATGCACAGCCTGTGGATCATTTCTTTGTCCACAGGCTGTGGAAATCCTTCGTCCACGAATCCACAGGCAGGTGACCTGCTCTGATCGTCCCGCACCGCGAACACCTGTGGACACAGTCTGGACAACTTCCCGGTCCCCAGGGTGTGGACGGGAAAAAGTCACCGAATCTGTGGAGAGTGGCCGTAACCCGGCTCTTAATCGAACACCGGGTGAGCGGCGGGCGACCGCCACCCACCGCGGTCCGGCCGGGTTCGGCCCGGATTCCGGCCCTCGCGGGTGCTGATTCGGGTGCTGATTCGGGTGCGGATGCGGCTTCGGTTCGGCGTGACGCGGCGCGGGACCGGCCGTGGTCCGGCGTGGGCCCGCGCCGATCCCCACTGAGCGAACGCGTCGTCGTCGGGCGTCCTGTGGGCTGTGGGACGACCCTCGCGCCCCGCGGGCTGTGCGGCGACGCGCGGCGGGACGAGGGCCGGTCAGGGGCCGGGCGGCGACGGCTGCCTCCGCCGGTCCACGCGCCTGCTCCGGGACGACGAAGGGCGCCCACGGATCTCCCTCCGGGGGCGCCCTCGGCGACGTCTGAGGCGCGTTCCTCCGCGCGGTCAGCCGTTCTTGATGCGGTTCGTCAGCTCGGTCACCTGGTTGTAGATGGAGCGCCGCTCCGCCATGAGATTGCGGATCTTGCGGTCCGCGTGCATGACGGTCGTGTGGTCGCGGCCGCCGAACAGCGCGCCGATCTTCGGCAGCGACAGGTCCGTCAGCTCGCGGCACAGATACATGGCGATCTGGCGGGCCGTCACCAGCGCGCGCCCGCGGGAGGTGCCGCACAGATCCTCGACGGTCAGCCCGAAGTAGTCGGCGGTCGCGCCCATGATGGCCGTCGAGGTGATCTCGGGGGCCGAGTCCTCACCGCCGGGGATCAGGTCCTTCAGGACGATCTCCGTCAGCCCCAGGTCCACCGGCTGCCGGTTGAGCGACGCGAACGCCGTCACCCGGATCAGCGCGCCCTCCAGCTCGCGGATGTTGCGCGAGATCCGGGACGCGATGAACTCCAGCACCTCCGGCGGGGCGTTCAGCTGCTCCTGCACCGCCTTCTTGCGGAGGATCGCGATACGCGTCTCCAGCTCCGGCGGCTGGACGTCGGTGGTCAGGCCCCACTCGAAGCGGTTGCGCAGCCGGTCCTCCAGGGTCACCAGCTGCCGGGGCGGCCGGTCGCTGGAGAGCACGATCTGCTTGTTGGCGTTGTGGAGGGTGTTGAAGGTGTGGAAGAACTCCTCCTGCGTCGACTCCTTGTCCGCGAGGAACTGGATGTCGTCGACGAGCAGGATGTCCATCTCGCGGTACCGCTTGCGGAAGCTGTCGCCCTTGCCGTCGCGGATGGAGTTGATGAACTCGTTGGTGAACTCCTCGGAACTCACGTACCGCACCCGCGTGCCCGGGTAGAGGCTTCGCGCGTAGTGTCCGATGGCGTGCAGCAGGTGCGTCTTGCCGAGACCCGACTCCCCGTAGATGAAAAGGGGGTTGTAGGCCTTCGCGGGCGCCTCGGCGACGGCGACGGCGGCCGCGTGCGCGAACCGGTTGGAGGCACCGATGACGAACGTGTCGAAGAGGTACTTCGGGTTCAGGCGCGCGGTCGGCTCACCGGGGCCGGGCGTCGGCGAGGACTGCTTGGCCGACTGTCCGGGGCCGAGAGGCTGGCCCGGGCCGCCGCGGTGCGGATGACCGGGCCCGGACGACTGATCGGACAGATCACGCCGACCGCTGTCGCGCTGGTCGTAGTCGGAGCGCGACGGCTCGTACTCCGAGCGCTTCTGCTCGTACGGCGAGGGGTCGTACGGCGGCCGCTCCATCGACTGGGGGCGGTAGTCCTGCGACGGCGGACCGTAGGAGTCCTGCTGTGACGGGGCGCCGTACGGGGCCTGGGAGGCCGGCCCGCCGTAGGTGTCCTGCGACGAGGGCGACGCGTAGGGGTCAC
This Streptomyces sp. NBC_00377 DNA region includes the following protein-coding sequences:
- the recF gene encoding DNA replication/repair protein RecF (All proteins in this family for which functions are known are DNA-binding proteins that assist the filamentation of RecA onto DNA for the initiation of recombination or recombinational repair.), whose protein sequence is MHVTHLSLADFRSYARVEVPLDPGVTSFVGPNGQGKTNLVEAVGYLATLGSHRVSSDAPLVRMGADRAIVRAQIRQGERQQLVELELNPGKANRARINRSSQVRPRDVLGIVRTVLFAPEDLALIKGDPGERRRFLDELITARSPRMAGVRSDYERVLKQRNTLLKTAALARRHGGRSMDLSTLDVWDQHLARVGAELLAQRLDLVAAIQPLADKAYEQLAPGGGPVALEYKPSAPGEAHTREDLYGQLMAALADVRKQEIERGVTLVGPHRDDVVLKLGQLPAKGYASHGESWSYALALRLASYDLLRAEGNEPVLVLDDVFAELDVRRRERLAELVAPGEQVLVTAAVDDDVPHVLAGARYAVAEGTVERV
- the gnd gene encoding phosphogluconate dehydrogenase (NAD(+)-dependent, decarboxylating), translating into MELGLIGLGKMGGNMRERIRRAGHTVVGYDRNPDLADVHSLEELVGKLKGPRVIWVMVPAGAATQSTVDELAELLEPGDVVVDGGNSRWTDDEKHAEELAAKGIGFVDCGVSGGVWGLENGYALMYGGDAAHVAKVQPVFDALKPEGDFGAVHAGKVGAGHFAKMVHNGIEYAMMQAYAEGWELLEKVDSVTDVREVFRSWQEGTVIRSWLLDLAVNALDEDEHLDKLRGFAQDSGEGRWTVEAAIDNAVPLPAITASLFARFASRQDDSPQMKMIAALRNQFGGHAVEKK
- the dnaN gene encoding DNA polymerase III subunit beta, yielding MKIRVERDVLAEAVAWAARSLPARPPAPVLAGLLLKAEDGQLSLSSFDYEVSARVSVETEVEEEGTVLVSGRLLADICRALPNRPVEISTDGVRATVVCGSSRFTLHTLPVEEYPSLPQMPNATGTVPGEVFASAAAQVAIAAGRDDTLPVLTGVRIEIEGDTVTLASTDRYRFAVREFLWKPENPEASAVALVPAKTLLDTAKALTSGDSVILALSGSGSGEGLIGFEGAGRRTTTRLLEGDLPKYRTLFPTEFNSVAVIETAPFVEAVKRVALVAERNTPVRLSFEQGVLILEAGSSDDAQAVERVDAQLEGDDISIAFNPTFLLDGLSAIDSPVAQLSFTTSTKPALLSGKPALDAEADDAYKYLIMPVRLSG
- the dnaA gene encoding chromosomal replication initiator protein DnaA, whose product is MADVPADLAAVWPRVMEQLLGEGRGQGVEVKDEHWIRRCQPLALVADTALLAVPNEFAKNVLEGRLAPVVSETLSRECGRPIRIAITVDDSVGEAPAPPAPPVQQPSRYEEPELPAGPYDGQDGRYDTGYDKPYESQYEGYGRHRAEQLPPTPGDQLPGSRPDQRPDQRPDQRPDQRPDQRPDQLPTARPAYPSEYQRPEPGAWPRPQQDEYSWQQQRLGFPERDPYASPSSQDTYGGPASQAPYGAPSQQDSYGPPSQDYRPQSMERPPYDPSPYEQKRSEYEPSRSDYDQRDSGRRDLSDQSSGPGHPHRGGPGQPLGPGQSAKQSSPTPGPGEPTARLNPKYLFDTFVIGASNRFAHAAAVAVAEAPAKAYNPLFIYGESGLGKTHLLHAIGHYARSLYPGTRVRYVSSEEFTNEFINSIRDGKGDSFRKRYREMDILLVDDIQFLADKESTQEEFFHTFNTLHNANKQIVLSSDRPPRQLVTLEDRLRNRFEWGLTTDVQPPELETRIAILRKKAVQEQLNAPPEVLEFIASRISRNIRELEGALIRVTAFASLNRQPVDLGLTEIVLKDLIPGGEDSAPEITSTAIMGATADYFGLTVEDLCGTSRGRALVTARQIAMYLCRELTDLSLPKIGALFGGRDHTTVMHADRKIRNLMAERRSIYNQVTELTNRIKNG